A stretch of the Synechocystis sp. PCC 7338 genome encodes the following:
- a CDS encoding YheT family hydrolase produces the protein MRSPLLAPSEKRQALPRFIPPWYLSSGLAMTIYTAFVANQRCLNSAQTGEPEYIAQVMTGSQGVPLQTWRSPIPPLGKGTLIATYGITGSLEDQGFLRQWGRWVYERNYGVILFDWRAHGKSAELSPTLTSDGLYEGEDFVYLAAQAKALGYPSPFWFGGYSLGGQLSLWGVYKSQTLTDWANDDAMLACLSPTDIGGAIAICPSLDSQRSLNYLTSHPVRLYLEKAIANNLKELAWQLHRHHPGEFDPQAIERAQSIWGFDHNLVIDRLGFASVEDYYEASSALPLLSKIVRPTLLLYAADDPMFHPAIVRELASLQNQLAAVDVQLTPKGGHVGYIANARCQRENNDPDENWAIHRTLDWLDTQTSHLIIEGG, from the coding sequence ATGCGATCGCCTCTGTTGGCCCCGTCCGAAAAACGTCAAGCGTTACCCCGGTTTATCCCCCCTTGGTATCTATCATCGGGCTTGGCCATGACTATTTACACTGCCTTTGTGGCCAATCAGCGTTGCTTAAACTCAGCCCAGACCGGGGAACCTGAATATATTGCCCAGGTAATGACCGGCTCCCAGGGCGTGCCCCTACAAACATGGCGATCGCCTATTCCCCCCCTGGGCAAAGGAACGTTAATTGCCACCTATGGCATTACTGGATCTTTGGAAGATCAAGGCTTTTTGCGACAATGGGGACGCTGGGTTTATGAACGAAACTATGGCGTAATTTTGTTTGACTGGCGCGCCCACGGCAAATCGGCGGAACTCTCCCCTACCCTCACCTCCGATGGCTTGTATGAAGGGGAGGATTTTGTCTATTTGGCTGCCCAGGCTAAGGCTTTGGGCTACCCGAGCCCCTTTTGGTTTGGGGGTTATTCCCTGGGGGGTCAGCTTTCCCTCTGGGGGGTGTATAAGAGCCAAACCCTGACAGATTGGGCTAACGATGACGCAATGCTGGCTTGTCTTTCGCCCACGGACATTGGGGGAGCCATAGCCATTTGCCCTAGTCTTGATTCCCAGCGCTCCCTCAATTATTTAACCAGTCATCCGGTGAGACTGTATTTAGAAAAGGCGATCGCCAACAACCTCAAGGAATTGGCCTGGCAGTTACATCGCCACCATCCGGGGGAGTTTGACCCCCAAGCCATTGAACGGGCCCAGAGCATTTGGGGTTTTGACCACAATTTAGTGATTGATCGCCTCGGATTTGCTTCTGTGGAAGATTATTACGAAGCCAGCAGCGCCTTGCCCCTGTTGAGCAAAATTGTTAGACCAACCCTATTGCTCTACGCCGCCGACGATCCCATGTTCCATCCCGCCATAGTGCGGGAATTGGCCAGCTTGCAAAACCAACTTGCCGCCGTGGATGTACAGTTAACCCCCAAGGGCGGCCATGTGGGCTACATTGCCAATGCCCGTTGTCAGAGGGAAAACAATGATCCCGACGAAAATTGGGCCATCCACCGCACCCTAGATTGGTTGGATACTCAAACTTCCCACCTTATTATTGAGGGGGGCTAG